From Sandaracinaceae bacterium:
TCGACGTCGTCCTGGGCGGACGCGGTCGCGGGGCCGCCGAGGACGAAGAGCCCGACGGCGACGAGGGCCGCGGAGCTGGAGAGGAGCAGGGTTCGCATGCGTGTCCTTTCGCCAGCCTCGATCGACGGCCGACCGCCGTCGGACACCGGCTGGGCGAGGAGGTTCCCGCTCACTCGTCTTCGGTCAGCATGCCGGGGGGCGGCACGGAGCGATCGTCCCGCTCGATGAGGCCGGCCGTCAGCGCGGCGACGAACTCGGTCGCGGGACGGAACGCCACGTGATCCGGCGTGCCGCGCTGCACCACACGCCCCGCCTCGAGCACCACCAGCTCGTCCGCCAGCTCGCGCGCGTCGCTCGCGTCGTGGGTGACGAGCACGGTCCGCAGGCGCGACGCGCGGAGCCAGTCCGCGAGGAAGCGCCGCACCTTGGGCCGGGCGCTCTGATCGAGCGCGGAGAGCGGCTCGTCCAGCAAGAGCACGCGCGGAGACGACGCGACCGCCCGCGCGAGCGCGACCCGCTGCATCTCGCCCCCCGACAGCTCCGTGGGTCTCCGCCGGGCCAGCGGCCGCACGCCGAGGTCGTCGAGGATCCGGAGCGCGTGGGCGATGCGCGCCTGGCGCCCCCCGGTCCGAATGCCGAACATCACGTTGTCCAGCACCTCGAGGTGGGGGAAGAGCCCGTAGCCCTGGGGCACGTACGCGAGCCCTCGCTCCTCGGCGGGCAGATCGATGCCGCGCTCGTGGTCGAAGAGGATCTCGTCGCCGAAGCGGACGTAGCCGTCCTCGGGGCGGATCGCGCCTAGCAGCGCCTGGAGCAGGGTGGACTTGCCGGCCCCGTTCGGGCCCATGACCACGGTGGTGCCCCGGCACGTGAGCGCGGCCTCGAGCCGCAGCTCGCCGCGCCGCACGGTGACGTTCGCGTCCAGCATCAGGTCCGCTTCCCCAGCACGCGCTCGACGCGCGAGGTGCGCAGGGCGGCGAACAAGAAGAGCGCGAAGGCGAGGAGCACCAGCGCCATCACGCGGGCCGGGCCCAGGTCGCCCTCCATCGCGGCGTAGATCGCGACCGGGAGCGTCTGCGTGGCGCCGGGGAGGTTGCCCGCGAACACGAGGGTCGCGCCGAACTCGCCCAGCGCGCGCGCCCACGCCATCGCGAGGCCTCCGACGAAGGTCGGCGCGCTCATCGGCAACACCACGCGAAAGAACACGCCCGTCGGACCGCTGCCGAGGCTGCGCGCGGTCCAGAGCAGCTCGTCGTCGACCTCGCGGAACGCGTCGGCCACGGGTAGCACGAAGAAGGGCGCCGCGACGAAGAGCTGCGCCAGCACGACCGCGCTCAGGGTGAAGGGGATGGAGACCCCCGCCTCGGCCAGCGTGTCGCCGAACAGCCCTCCGCGACCGAAGGCGGCGAGGAGCGCCACGCCGGCCACCGCGGGTGGGGTCACCGCGGGCAAGCGCACGAGGCCTTCGATCCGACGCGCCCACCAGCCCTCGCGCCGCGCGAGCCACCAGGCGAGCGGCGTCCCGGTGAGCGCGAGCAGCCCGACCGCGAGGGTGGTGCTGCCGAGGCTGAGCCAGAGCGCGTCCCAGAGCCCGCGGTCGACGGCGCGCTCGAAGTCGCCGTCCGAGAGCGTCACCGCGAGCGCGACGAAGGGGAGGAGGAGGAACGCGACGAGCGCGAACCCGAGCGCACGCCCGCCGAGCCGCAGCGCGTCGTTCACGCCCCGCCTCCCCGCTCTTCGGCCGGGCTCTCCTCACTCGGGCAGCGCGTCCAGCCGTGCCGCGCGAGGTGTGAGAAGCCGTCTTCGCGGAGCCAGCGCACGAACGCGCGCGCTTCGGGCGCCGCGCCCTCGGTGACCGCGATCGGGTAGCGCGCCACCACCCCCAGCTCCTCCGGGATGGGCCGCGCCTGAATGGGCGAGCGCGCGCGGGCTGCGTCGGTCGCGTAGACGATCGCCGCGTCGGCCTCGCCCAGCTGCACCTTGGTGAGCACCTGCCGCACGTCGAGCTCACGCGAGACCACCTTGGCGTCCACCCGTCGCCGCCACGCCGCGCCGTAGCGCCTCTCCGCGCGCGCGAAGATGGCGTCCGTGTACGCCCCGATCGGCGCCTCGGGCGTACCGATCACCAGCCGCTCCGCGCGGTCGAGGGTCTCGAGATCCCGGACCGCCGAGCCGGGGCCCGTGACCACCACGGGGCGGTTGCACGCGAGGAGCGTGACCTCGCCCAGCGAGCCGCGGACGGCCCCCTCGACGTGGGCGTAGCTCGCGGGGGCGTAGACGTCGGCCGGCGCGCCCGCCTCGAGCTGTCGTCGCAAGACCTGACTCCCCGCGGCGGTGACCCGCACGCGCGTCCCGGTGCGCGCCTCGTAGGCCTCGGCCGCGTCCTCCATCGCGGGGCCGAGGGACGCCGCGGCGAACACCCGCATCGGCGCCTCCTCCGAGCACCCTCCCGAGGGCGCGGCCAGGCTGCACGTGAAGGCGCAGAGGAGGGCGCCGCGAAGGGTCCGCTTCCTCGCGCCGTCTGGGCCGTTCAGGGGGGGCAAGAGGCCGGCAAGCATACACGCCGCACCCCCCTGACGCCCCTGCCGGGCCTTTCCCCGTCCCCATCCTCGCGACGGCGTCGGCTTCCGTGTAGAGTCCACGCCGTGACGGACCCCGGCGATCGCGGCGGGCGCCCCACCATGCCCGAGGCAGTGGACGCTTCATCGCTCTTCGGGGACGACAAGGGCGCAAAACCGGTGCTCGTCGTGTTGACGGGCCCGCAGGTCGGTCAGCGCATCCTGCTGGAGGCGCCGGCGATCATCGGGCGCGATCCGGAGGCGGACCTGATGCTGTTCGACGCCGAGGTCGACTGGCATCACGCGCGCGTCGAGCCGAAGGACGGCGGCTGGATGGTCCTCGACCTGACGGGGGAGCGGCGCACCGAGGTCAACGGCATGCGGGTCAAGCAGCTCATGCTGACGCCCGACGATCAGATCATCCTC
This genomic window contains:
- a CDS encoding ABC transporter ATP-binding protein, producing the protein MLDANVTVRRGELRLEAALTCRGTTVVMGPNGAGKSTLLQALLGAIRPEDGYVRFGDEILFDHERGIDLPAEERGLAYVPQGYGLFPHLEVLDNVMFGIRTGGRQARIAHALRILDDLGVRPLARRRPTELSGGEMQRVALARAVASSPRVLLLDEPLSALDQSARPKVRRFLADWLRASRLRTVLVTHDASDARELADELVVLEAGRVVQRGTPDHVAFRPATEFVAALTAGLIERDDRSVPPPGMLTEDE
- the modB gene encoding molybdate ABC transporter permease subunit, whose product is MNDALRLGGRALGFALVAFLLLPFVALAVTLSDGDFERAVDRGLWDALWLSLGSTTLAVGLLALTGTPLAWWLARREGWWARRIEGLVRLPAVTPPAVAGVALLAAFGRGGLFGDTLAEAGVSIPFTLSAVVLAQLFVAAPFFVLPVADAFREVDDELLWTARSLGSGPTGVFFRVVLPMSAPTFVGGLAMAWARALGEFGATLVFAGNLPGATQTLPVAIYAAMEGDLGPARVMALVLLAFALFLFAALRTSRVERVLGKRT
- the modA gene encoding molybdate ABC transporter substrate-binding protein, which produces MPPLNGPDGARKRTLRGALLCAFTCSLAAPSGGCSEEAPMRVFAAASLGPAMEDAAEAYEARTGTRVRVTAAGSQVLRRQLEAGAPADVYAPASYAHVEGAVRGSLGEVTLLACNRPVVVTGPGSAVRDLETLDRAERLVIGTPEAPIGAYTDAIFARAERRYGAAWRRRVDAKVVSRELDVRQVLTKVQLGEADAAIVYATDAARARSPIQARPIPEELGVVARYPIAVTEGAAPEARAFVRWLREDGFSHLARHGWTRCPSEESPAEERGGGA